From bacterium, one genomic window encodes:
- a CDS encoding NADH-quinone oxidoreductase subunit N — MNIQLPDVNIWALAPFLIVVITGAVVLFWDLAFRPKSNNALILVSLLGLAVAIIACSYIWSHELWTSSFNNSIMNDQIGIVFNIILLGVTILAVLFSEPYLEAKGINFSEFYPMVLFTTAGAMLMISSLDLIVVFLGLETLSLSLYVLTGLSRTEERSGEAAIKYFLLGSFASCFFLYGIALVYGATGSTRLDIAFGILNSATPDQMTLLIAGIALLLVGFGFKGAFVPFHMWTPDVYQGAPTSITGYMAAAVKVAVFASLLRVVLAMPSLIHIWQPILFVIALLTMTGGNIVAIMQKDAKRMLAYSSIAQAGYILIGIIAHNPLGISATIYYTMAYSLMTIGAFAVVSLMTLQGKESTAISDMTGLWKTHPLAAVLMVLFMASLAGIPPTAGFFGKFNLFQAAIQASQTNPGPIGGVGQITLAFALAVNSAISLFFYVGLIVPMYVRDPEPGLPVPSRMRPGMLITVLACAIGVLYTGLAYSQVNHYFTKAANSASQSMTQIMRGK; from the coding sequence ATGAACATACAGTTACCTGATGTAAATATATGGGCGTTGGCGCCGTTTTTGATCGTGGTGATCACGGGGGCGGTTGTGCTCTTCTGGGATTTGGCATTTCGGCCTAAGAGTAACAATGCGCTTATTCTCGTATCGCTACTTGGATTAGCGGTGGCGATTATTGCCTGTTCTTACATCTGGAGCCATGAGCTTTGGACTTCCAGCTTCAATAACTCGATTATGAACGACCAGATTGGGATTGTGTTTAATATCATCCTGCTTGGCGTTACGATACTGGCAGTGCTGTTTTCAGAACCTTACCTTGAAGCCAAAGGAATCAATTTCAGCGAGTTCTACCCGATGGTGCTCTTTACCACTGCGGGCGCAATGTTGATGATCTCCAGCCTCGATTTAATCGTCGTGTTCTTGGGGCTAGAGACGCTTTCACTTTCGCTTTATGTGCTTACTGGGCTATCACGTACTGAAGAGCGGTCGGGTGAGGCGGCGATAAAGTATTTCCTTTTGGGTTCTTTTGCGAGCTGTTTCTTTTTGTATGGAATTGCGCTTGTGTATGGGGCGACCGGTTCGACACGGCTCGATATCGCTTTTGGGATATTAAATAGCGCGACACCTGACCAGATGACCCTGCTCATTGCCGGTATTGCGCTGTTATTGGTTGGGTTTGGTTTCAAGGGGGCCTTTGTTCCATTCCATATGTGGACGCCGGATGTGTATCAAGGGGCGCCGACTTCGATAACAGGTTATATGGCGGCGGCAGTGAAAGTTGCGGTTTTTGCTTCACTGCTGAGGGTTGTTCTGGCGATGCCTTCGCTAATTCATATCTGGCAGCCGATATTGTTCGTGATAGCTCTATTAACCATGACCGGCGGCAATATTGTGGCGATTATGCAAAAGGATGCTAAGCGCATGTTGGCGTATTCGAGCATCGCGCAGGCAGGTTATATTCTTATTGGAATAATCGCCCATAACCCGCTTGGGATTAGCGCAACGATTTACTACACGATGGCTTATAGTCTTATGACGATAGGCGCATTTGCGGTGGTAAGCCTTATGACCCTTCAAGGGAAGGAAAGCACCGCGATAAGCGACATGACCGGCTTATGGAAAACCCACCCGTTAGCGGCTGTGCTGATGGTTCTGTTCATGGCTTCTCTTGCTGGAATTCCTCCTACTGCCGGTTTCTTCGGCAAGTTCAACCTATTCCAAGCAGCAATCCAAGCTTCGCAGACAAATCCAGGTCCTATTGGAGGCGTCGGCCAAATCACATTAGCCTTCGCATTAGCCGTCAATAGCGCCATTAGTCTTTTCTTCTACGTTGGGCTAATTGTTCCGATGTACGTCCGAGACCCCGAACCTGGCTTACCCGTCCCAAGCCGAATGCGTCCAGGCATGCTTATTACAGTATTAGCCTGCGCCATAGGGGTTCTCTATACCGGCTTAGCCTACTCACAAGTAAATCATTACTTCACAAAAGCCGCCAATTCAGCTTCGCAATCGATGACACAAATTATGAGGGGTAAGTAG
- the nuoL gene encoding NADH-quinone oxidoreductase subunit L produces MPEKAFNLIWLVPLLPLFGFLFNAFLGKRVGRTVVAWVGPAVVLAACAVSVYILMALLRLPQDSQLFIRQWFTWIDVGNLNIPFEFRIDPLSMLMCLVVTGVGGLIHIYATGYMADDPDFSRFFTYFNLFIAFMLTLVLANNLLVMFIGWEGVGLCSYLLISFWYKDLVNARSGNKAFIVNRIGDVGFLLGIFALFTLLTSSGIDGRVLSFDILSKQAMDVFRANPGWTTTIALLFLLGATGKSAQLPLYFWLPDAMAGPTPVSALIHAATMVTAGVFLLSRMHFLFELSQVAMLTVAIVGASTAFFAATIAIGQTDIKKVLAFSTVSQIGFMFLACGAGAFNTGMFHVTTHAFFKALLFLAAGSVILAMHHAQDMRHFGALAKPLKITYWTTMCAWLAIAGIFPFAGYYSKDEILAKTLSSPVLGTDAGHILYWVALITALLTAFYMTRMMGLTFWDSKRWEKSSEPKHGVITPHEPGWSILFPLVALAILCAVGGWALANHGAIDGFLASATSSAEAPAEEVNVSSTALGVAVLGILMGLALYARRFPKFEKDLSGLFGLQRLASKQWGYDWFMTNFLGLKVGSMVGTACAAFDTYVIDGAVNGVAKVFGGLSLGFRRAQTGYVRSYAFVMLFGVICILVAVYFLGFRR; encoded by the coding sequence ATGCCTGAGAAAGCTTTTAATTTAATATGGCTGGTTCCTCTGTTGCCGTTGTTTGGCTTCTTGTTTAATGCCTTTTTAGGCAAACGAGTTGGCCGAACGGTCGTGGCATGGGTAGGCCCCGCTGTGGTTTTGGCAGCATGTGCCGTCTCGGTTTATATCCTGATGGCGCTACTTCGCCTGCCGCAAGACAGCCAGTTGTTCATCAGGCAATGGTTCACCTGGATCGATGTCGGCAACCTGAATATTCCTTTTGAATTCCGCATAGACCCTCTTTCGATGTTGATGTGTTTGGTTGTGACTGGCGTCGGCGGCTTAATTCATATCTATGCGACGGGCTATATGGCTGACGATCCTGATTTCTCACGGTTCTTTACTTATTTCAACCTGTTCATCGCATTCATGTTGACCCTGGTGCTTGCGAATAATCTATTGGTGATGTTCATTGGTTGGGAAGGCGTGGGGCTTTGTTCTTATCTGTTGATTTCCTTCTGGTACAAGGATTTAGTGAATGCAAGGTCGGGAAATAAGGCTTTCATCGTTAATCGTATTGGAGATGTCGGGTTCCTGCTGGGGATATTCGCTCTATTTACCCTTCTAACGAGCAGTGGTATCGATGGCAGGGTGCTTTCGTTTGATATTCTTTCAAAACAGGCGATGGATGTTTTCAGAGCGAATCCAGGATGGACAACCACTATTGCACTGCTCTTTTTGTTGGGTGCAACCGGCAAGTCGGCGCAGCTTCCCCTTTATTTCTGGCTTCCGGACGCTATGGCCGGCCCAACTCCTGTTTCCGCGCTGATTCATGCAGCGACCATGGTGACTGCGGGTGTATTCCTGTTGTCACGAATGCACTTTTTATTCGAGCTATCTCAAGTAGCGATGCTAACGGTGGCGATTGTCGGGGCGTCAACAGCTTTCTTTGCAGCAACCATTGCCATCGGCCAGACGGATATCAAGAAGGTTTTGGCCTTTTCGACCGTCAGTCAGATTGGCTTCATGTTCCTGGCTTGTGGGGCGGGAGCATTCAACACGGGTATGTTTCATGTCACAACACACGCGTTCTTCAAGGCACTCTTATTCCTTGCTGCCGGTTCGGTTATCTTAGCGATGCACCATGCCCAGGACATGCGCCATTTCGGTGCTTTGGCTAAGCCGTTAAAAATTACTTATTGGACAACAATGTGCGCTTGGTTGGCTATTGCCGGGATATTCCCGTTTGCGGGTTATTATTCTAAAGACGAGATTTTGGCAAAAACACTCAGCTCACCAGTGCTTGGCACTGATGCAGGGCATATTCTTTACTGGGTCGCTTTGATAACTGCGCTCTTAACGGCGTTTTATATGACCCGAATGATGGGATTGACCTTCTGGGATTCGAAACGATGGGAAAAAAGCAGTGAGCCGAAACACGGCGTAATTACCCCGCACGAACCAGGCTGGTCGATATTGTTCCCGTTGGTGGCGCTAGCTATATTATGCGCTGTCGGCGGATGGGCGTTGGCTAATCATGGGGCGATTGATGGGTTCTTAGCTTCGGCAACAAGTTCTGCTGAAGCGCCTGCTGAAGAAGTGAACGTATCAAGTACAGCGCTGGGCGTGGCAGTTCTTGGCATTCTAATGGGGTTAGCTCTTTATGCACGCCGATTTCCTAAGTTTGAAAAAGACCTTTCCGGCCTCTTTGGTTTACAGCGATTAGCGAGTAAGCAGTGGGGCTATGATTGGTTTATGACGAATTTCCTTGGTCTAAAGGTAGGCTCGATGGTTGGAACTGCCTGTGCGGCTTTTGATACTTATGTGATCGATGGCGCAGTTAATGGAGTTGCCAAGGTGTTCGGCGGCCTCAGCCTAGGGTTCCGAAGAGCGCAAACCGGCTACGTCCGAAGCTATGCTTTTGTGATGCTCTTTGGCGTGATTTGTATTCTAGTAGCAGTGTATTTCTTGGGATTTAGAAGATGA
- a CDS encoding NADH-quinone oxidoreductase subunit J: MLSGEIVWFWVLAVIAIGSAISVVAFANPVRSVLFLVVNFLTLAALYFTLQAQFIGAAQIIVYVGAILVLFLFVIMLLNLGAPELLRERGEIKKPIAVLLGLFFLAFIGFQVATAVSARPPIAPGGIGTAETIGIGLFTQWVFPFEVTSVLLLVGIIGSILLAKRKI, encoded by the coding sequence ATGCTTAGTGGTGAAATTGTTTGGTTTTGGGTACTTGCTGTGATCGCGATTGGATCAGCGATTAGCGTGGTGGCGTTTGCCAATCCTGTGCGCAGCGTGTTGTTTTTGGTCGTCAACTTTTTGACGTTAGCCGCGCTCTATTTCACCCTTCAAGCCCAGTTCATTGGGGCAGCGCAGATTATCGTGTATGTCGGGGCTATTCTGGTGCTGTTTCTGTTTGTGATTATGCTTCTGAACTTGGGAGCGCCGGAATTGTTGCGTGAACGGGGAGAAATTAAGAAACCGATTGCAGTGCTGTTGGGGCTATTCTTTTTGGCTTTTATTGGCTTTCAAGTCGCAACGGCAGTGAGTGCGAGACCACCGATAGCTCCGGGGGGTATCGGAACTGCAGAGACAATCGGAATTGGGCTTTTTACACAGTGGGTGTTCCCATTTGAAGTCACTTCGGTGTTACTGCTGGTCGGCATCATCGGGTCGATTTTATTGGCGAAAAGGAAGATATGA
- a CDS encoding uroporphyrinogen decarboxylase family protein yields MTSRERIFSAVKGEIPDRIPFSMWYHFRLTPPAGANMAQAELEFYDRYKPDMLKVMHDIPYEPVGPIREVTDWANLPELDPTDGNFGKQLETLKMIRAGLDDNVPMIDTVFGVYNYADKLSNGRLLDHLTIDPDVVGRGLCSIAVSLERYAKACIEAGCEGIYYALTGASAEGETAEIYKKYFLEYDRLILSAVKDAPLSVIHLHGYKNLYFDLIHELPASVICWSDRAAEPNLSVARTIHSGCLMGGLDETKVAEMSIEQIQEQARDAIRQIDGKSFILAPGCAIPEYSAAKVSEALAGLRSA; encoded by the coding sequence ATGACCTCAAGAGAACGTATTTTTTCAGCGGTGAAGGGTGAAATCCCTGACCGCATTCCATTTTCGATGTGGTATCACTTCCGTTTAACGCCGCCTGCGGGGGCTAACATGGCGCAAGCGGAATTGGAATTTTATGATAGATATAAACCCGACATGCTTAAGGTCATGCATGATATTCCCTACGAGCCAGTTGGTCCTATTCGAGAAGTAACGGATTGGGCTAATTTGCCTGAACTTGATCCAACGGACGGCAACTTTGGCAAACAGCTTGAGACACTTAAGATGATTAGGGCAGGTCTTGATGATAACGTCCCGATGATTGACACTGTTTTTGGGGTTTACAATTATGCCGATAAGTTATCCAATGGCAGACTGCTCGACCATCTAACGATCGATCCCGATGTAGTTGGCAGAGGATTATGCTCAATTGCCGTTTCTCTTGAGCGTTATGCGAAGGCATGTATTGAAGCTGGTTGTGAGGGCATTTATTATGCTCTCACAGGCGCATCGGCTGAAGGTGAAACAGCCGAGATTTATAAGAAGTATTTTCTTGAATACGACCGACTGATCTTATCGGCCGTCAAAGATGCGCCATTAAGTGTCATTCACTTGCATGGCTATAAGAACCTCTATTTCGATTTGATCCACGAGTTGCCCGCTTCTGTCATCTGCTGGAGCGATCGGGCTGCTGAACCAAATTTATCGGTAGCAAGGACTATCCATAGCGGCTGCCTGATGGGTGGTCTGGATGAGACAAAAGTCGCCGAGATGAGTATCGAACAAATACAAGAACAAGCCCGAGATGCCATCCGCCAGATTGACGGCAAAAGTTTCATCTTAGCTCCCGGCTGTGCAATCCCTGAATACTCCGCCGCAAAGGTATCTGAGGCGTTAGCGGGGCTTCGTAGTGCGTAG
- a CDS encoding NADH-quinone oxidoreductase subunit M, translating into MDFYWSHILSIVLFAPMVGAVLIAFLPRENSKAIRYTALGFSVLTFALSVPLFFSYMGTLSGFQFVEIAPWIREWGISYHIGIDGISILLVLLTTFMSILAIWFSFYVQNRIKEYMFFFLLLETGMLGVFMALDLVLFYVFWELTLIPMYFIIGIWGGANRLYAAIKFFIYTFAGSLFMLIAIVAIYYIHLNATGVSSFNLIDIQRVLANGQIAPKVELWLFIAFALAFAIKVPLFPFHTWLPDAHVEAPTAGSVLLAAVLLKMGTYGFLRFCLPLFPDASQAAVPWMMGLSVIGITYGAIVAAMQQDLKKLVAYSSVAHLGFVMLGMFALNQQGITGSVLQMVNHGISTGALFLLVGILYERTHTRSFKDFGGLKAQMPIYAALFLVIMLSSVGLPSTNGFVGEFLCLIGAFHTNFLGLYGTNLWFVVLASLGVVLAAVYLLWMYQKVFYGPNDNPKNQNLPDVKWWEGVIVASLIALVFWIGLYPKALTDKMEVSVAHVISQTTLDRGARPAWSEMTFKQMKVKKPATKLAVKENDQ; encoded by the coding sequence ATGGATTTCTATTGGTCGCATATTCTTAGTATCGTTTTGTTCGCACCAATGGTGGGGGCGGTGTTGATTGCGTTTCTGCCGCGTGAGAATTCAAAGGCGATACGTTATACGGCGCTTGGGTTTAGCGTACTGACATTCGCACTGTCCGTGCCGCTATTCTTCAGCTATATGGGGACACTTTCCGGTTTCCAATTTGTTGAGATAGCTCCCTGGATCAGGGAGTGGGGGATTAGCTACCATATCGGAATAGACGGCATTAGTATCCTTCTCGTCCTTCTGACAACATTTATGAGCATCCTGGCGATTTGGTTCTCGTTTTACGTCCAAAACCGCATTAAAGAATACATGTTCTTCTTCTTGCTTCTGGAAACAGGAATGCTGGGCGTATTTATGGCGCTGGATTTAGTGTTGTTCTATGTTTTCTGGGAGCTGACGCTTATTCCGATGTACTTTATTATCGGGATCTGGGGTGGGGCGAACCGACTATATGCGGCTATCAAGTTCTTCATCTACACCTTCGCCGGCTCGCTGTTTATGCTGATTGCGATTGTGGCGATCTATTACATTCATCTCAACGCGACTGGGGTGTCTTCATTTAACTTGATTGATATTCAGCGTGTGTTGGCGAATGGGCAAATTGCTCCGAAAGTCGAGCTTTGGCTATTTATTGCATTCGCTTTGGCATTTGCTATTAAGGTGCCGTTGTTCCCCTTCCACACTTGGCTTCCTGATGCCCATGTAGAGGCTCCTACGGCAGGTTCTGTGCTGCTTGCGGCTGTCCTGCTGAAGATGGGGACCTATGGCTTCCTGCGCTTCTGCCTGCCGCTTTTCCCTGATGCTTCACAAGCTGCAGTTCCTTGGATGATGGGCTTGTCGGTAATTGGCATTACTTATGGTGCAATTGTGGCAGCGATGCAGCAGGATTTGAAAAAACTGGTCGCTTATTCCTCTGTTGCGCACCTTGGGTTTGTAATGCTTGGAATGTTTGCGCTCAATCAGCAGGGGATCACCGGCAGCGTCCTTCAAATGGTCAATCACGGCATCTCCACCGGCGCTTTGTTCTTGCTGGTGGGCATTCTTTATGAACGAACGCACACCCGCTCTTTTAAAGATTTTGGTGGCCTCAAGGCGCAGATGCCGATTTATGCCGCGCTATTTCTTGTCATTATGCTTTCATCAGTGGGATTGCCAAGCACGAATGGGTTCGTGGGCGAGTTCCTTTGCCTTATCGGAGCGTTCCATACGAACTTTTTAGGCCTTTATGGGACAAATCTTTGGTTTGTCGTGTTGGCATCTCTGGGAGTTGTGCTTGCAGCGGTGTATTTACTTTGGATGTATCAAAAAGTATTCTATGGCCCGAACGATAATCCTAAGAACCAAAACCTGCCTGATGTCAAATGGTGGGAGGGCGTGATCGTCGCCTCGCTGATTGCGCTTGTTTTTTGGATTGGGCTTTATCCGAAGGCTTTAACTGATAAAATGGAAGTATCGGTAGCGCATGTTATTAGCCAGACGACACTCGATCGAGGCGCACGCCCCGCGTGGTCTGAGATGACTTTTAAACAGATGAAAGTCAAAAAGCCTGCCACAAAACTTGCTGTTAAGGAGAATGACCAATGA
- the nuoK gene encoding NADH-quinone oxidoreductase subunit NuoK has translation MVPLNAYLTLSAALFIIGAIGVVVKRNPIVMFMCIELMLNAVNLTFIAFARFHSGSALVPAHEAQVAGQMFAIFVMVVAAAEVAVGLGIIVSIFRLRENIDVDELSILRG, from the coding sequence ATGGTGCCTTTGAACGCTTATCTGACTCTATCGGCAGCATTGTTTATAATCGGCGCCATCGGTGTCGTGGTCAAACGCAACCCGATTGTGATGTTCATGTGCATCGAGTTGATGCTGAATGCTGTTAATCTTACATTTATAGCGTTCGCGCGTTTTCACTCGGGTAGTGCGTTGGTGCCGGCTCATGAAGCTCAAGTAGCCGGTCAGATGTTTGCGATTTTTGTAATGGTTGTTGCCGCTGCGGAAGTTGCTGTTGGACTAGGAATTATCGTGTCCATCTTCCGTCTGCGCGAAAATATCGATGTGGATGAGCTTAGTATTTTGAGAGGGTAG
- a CDS encoding complex I subunit 1 family protein has product MINVILNSPWFWAILRIAIVLAVLLASVPFLILWERRFLGFMQDRLGPNRVGPKGLLQTIADGIKLFFKEEIRPYSIDPLIYWLAPMIALMPAFVALATIPWGPTIPVRAGAPFSYLTPVANVDIGILWVLAMSSLGVYGIVLAGWSSNNKYSLLGGLRSSAQIISYELPATLALGTIILTVGSLQLPMIVDAQTKPWLGAVPWISNWFAITPFGFVAFIVYAICMVAETNRAPFDLPEAESELVAGFHTEYSSMKFASFYMGEYANMIVLSMLAVTVFFGGFSFILPVNLSTIASWLTLHGVGWLARPVNFVGGPYLAWIWFIGKVFLMFSAYIWIRATLPRLRYDQLMALSWQGLLPLTLILLGLVMTWLTFGWQIAIIPAVLIIAVAAIASIRYRKSPKSTARTLTMYKEAEPLV; this is encoded by the coding sequence ATGATAAACGTCATACTGAATTCACCTTGGTTTTGGGCAATCTTGCGGATAGCGATCGTGCTGGCCGTTCTATTGGCATCGGTGCCTTTTCTTATTCTATGGGAAAGGCGTTTTCTGGGCTTTATGCAGGATCGTCTTGGGCCTAATCGAGTGGGGCCGAAGGGGTTATTGCAGACTATTGCCGATGGAATTAAGCTCTTCTTCAAAGAAGAGATTCGGCCCTACAGCATCGATCCGCTCATCTATTGGCTAGCGCCTATGATAGCTTTAATGCCTGCGTTTGTGGCGTTGGCAACTATTCCATGGGGGCCAACAATCCCAGTTAGAGCAGGGGCGCCATTCAGCTATCTTACACCAGTTGCGAATGTGGATATTGGCATTTTGTGGGTATTAGCGATGTCTTCACTAGGTGTGTACGGCATTGTGCTTGCCGGGTGGTCATCGAATAACAAGTATTCGTTATTAGGCGGGCTTCGCTCATCGGCACAGATTATATCTTATGAGCTGCCAGCTACCCTTGCGCTGGGAACAATTATTTTGACGGTTGGTAGTCTTCAGCTTCCTATGATTGTTGATGCTCAGACCAAGCCTTGGCTTGGAGCCGTGCCGTGGATTTCGAATTGGTTCGCGATCACGCCTTTTGGGTTTGTGGCGTTTATTGTATATGCAATTTGCATGGTTGCCGAAACTAACCGAGCGCCATTTGATCTGCCTGAAGCGGAAAGTGAATTGGTGGCAGGTTTCCACACGGAATACAGCTCGATGAAATTCGCCTCCTTCTATATGGGAGAGTATGCGAATATGATTGTTTTGAGCATGCTCGCAGTGACTGTGTTTTTTGGCGGTTTCAGCTTTATTTTGCCTGTTAATTTGTCGACAATTGCGTCGTGGTTGACGTTGCATGGTGTCGGATGGTTAGCAAGACCAGTGAATTTTGTAGGTGGGCCATATTTAGCTTGGATTTGGTTCATAGGCAAGGTGTTTTTGATGTTCTCGGCCTATATTTGGATACGCGCAACGTTGCCGCGCTTGCGCTATGACCAGTTGATGGCCTTAAGCTGGCAAGGGTTGCTGCCGCTTACGCTGATTCTTTTAGGTTTGGTAATGACCTGGTTAACCTTCGGCTGGCAGATTGCGATAATTCCGGCAGTTTTGATAATAGCGGTGGCGGCGATAGCTTCAATTCGATACAGGAAATCGCCCAAATCCACCGCACGAACATTAACAATGTACAAAGAAGCAGAGCCTTTGGTTTAG
- the prfB gene encoding peptide chain release factor 2 (programmed frameshift), which produces MIPELELAIEHGRERLLAIGDYLDVTKLKTQIVEFENRTTENEFWSDPDSANKILQELARLRERLSPYEGLMKAMDDLDEWRSLAEDSPDPGVEAEIERQANSILMQLNDVEMATLLGGEHDRSNAVLEVNAGAGGTEATDWAAMLLRMYMRWAQNRTFSIEIVDETPGDVTGYRTVSLVVEGAFAYGYLKGEAGVHRLVRISPFNAAGKRQTSFARVSVLPEVEGGAVDIKSDDLRVDTFRASGAGGQHVNKTDSAVRITHIPTGIVVSCQNERSQFKNRATAMKVLEARLAVLERNKTEQTLSELRGEVASADWGHSIRSYVLQPYTVVKDVRTDFETGNAQGVLDGDLDGFIESYLRSLSKDAAGRSS; this is translated from the exons ATGATACCTGAATTAGAATTAGCGATTGAACATGGGCGGGAGAGGTTGTTGGCGATCGGAGACTATCTT GACGTCACTAAACTTAAGACGCAGATAGTTGAGTTTGAAAATAGAACAACCGAGAACGAATTTTGGAGCGATCCTGATTCCGCTAATAAGATTCTACAAGAATTAGCGAGGCTTCGCGAACGCTTAAGCCCATACGAGGGCTTGATGAAGGCGATGGACGATTTGGATGAATGGCGCTCGCTTGCAGAGGATTCGCCTGATCCAGGTGTTGAGGCTGAAATTGAGCGACAGGCGAATAGCATCTTGATGCAGTTGAATGACGTCGAGATGGCAACACTCCTTGGTGGAGAGCATGACAGGAGTAACGCCGTTCTCGAAGTGAATGCCGGAGCAGGTGGAACTGAAGCAACAGACTGGGCAGCGATGCTGCTTCGAATGTATATGCGCTGGGCACAAAATCGTACGTTCTCGATTGAAATTGTTGACGAGACTCCTGGAGACGTTACTGGTTACCGAACAGTAAGTTTAGTGGTTGAAGGGGCATTCGCTTATGGTTACCTTAAAGGTGAAGCGGGTGTGCACCGATTGGTGAGGATTTCTCCGTTCAATGCGGCGGGCAAAAGGCAGACGTCGTTTGCCAGAGTATCGGTGCTTCCAGAAGTTGAAGGGGGCGCGGTTGATATCAAATCGGATGACTTGAGAGTCGACACTTTCCGTGCAAGCGGCGCTGGAGGCCAGCACGTTAACAAGACGGATTCGGCAGTAAGAATTACGCACATTCCAACTGGAATCGTGGTTAGTTGTCAGAACGAGCGTTCGCAATTTAAGAACCGCGCAACGGCAATGAAGGTTCTTGAAGCGCGACTTGCAGTTTTGGAACGAAATAAAACGGAACAGACGTTAAGTGAACTAAGGGGCGAAGTTGCATCAGCCGACTGGGGGCACAGCATACGTTCTTATGTGCTCCAGCCTTATACGGTCGTTAAGGATGTTCGTACAGATTTTGAAACGGGAAATGCACAGGGAGTGTTAGATGGAGACTTAGATGGATTTATCGAATCCTACCTGAGATCCCTGAGCAAGGATGCGGCCGGGAGGAGTAGCTAA
- a CDS encoding 5'-nucleotidase: MRKIVMLMVGALMVLPLWAVTQTIKNPQNINTDNILTESNQWAQVMVDSMRSQAKTDAAFLAAGFFADVALPAGDIPISDVIKVLQYPDDQVVVLTLRGEQIKAAFERSLGLLPQRNSAFLQVSGMKVEYNPKAASGSRVTSITIGDRDIVPTEQYTIATSAPLARGALGYFRIWEKSQITRNTEQTIEEGVKGFLADKKTLPLDNKPRVIGKP, from the coding sequence ATGCGAAAGATAGTAATGCTTATGGTTGGCGCCTTAATGGTGCTGCCGCTTTGGGCCGTGACACAAACCATTAAGAACCCTCAAAACATAAATACAGATAATATTTTAACCGAGTCCAACCAATGGGCTCAGGTGATGGTTGATTCGATGCGATCTCAAGCGAAGACGGATGCGGCTTTTTTAGCCGCCGGTTTCTTCGCCGATGTCGCTCTTCCAGCTGGAGATATTCCGATTAGCGATGTTATTAAGGTGTTACAATATCCTGATGACCAGGTGGTTGTTTTAACACTTCGCGGCGAGCAGATCAAAGCGGCATTTGAACGTTCACTTGGATTACTGCCACAGCGAAACAGCGCTTTCCTGCAAGTCTCGGGCATGAAAGTGGAATATAACCCGAAAGCTGCTTCAGGTTCGCGAGTTACGAGTATAACAATCGGAGATCGTGACATTGTTCCGACGGAACAGTACACGATTGCGACAAGTGCACCTTTAGCGCGAGGGGCATTGGGTTACTTCCGCATCTGGGAAAAGAGCCAAATTACTCGCAATACTGAGCAGACTATCGAAGAGGGAGTAAAGGGATTTCTAGCTGATAAAAAGACACTTCCTTTAGACAACAAACCGCGAGTTATAGGCAAGCCATGA
- a CDS encoding four helix bundle protein, whose amino-acid sequence MLNEKLMDYNMWEATVPAVIRNDVLWKQKVYRLGLYVAEIGWQDVSKLVKDRRTISIADQLNRALGSISANIAEGYSRGSGKDRCRFYEYALGSAREARDWYYKARHILGEDEVLERMEQLSQIARLLLTMLPSERDIAFREDQGTYEVGSEHK is encoded by the coding sequence ATGCTAAATGAAAAATTAATGGATTACAACATGTGGGAGGCGACAGTACCGGCAGTTATTCGGAACGATGTGCTTTGGAAGCAAAAGGTATATCGGTTGGGCTTGTACGTTGCTGAAATTGGCTGGCAGGATGTTTCAAAGCTGGTTAAGGATCGTCGGACAATTTCCATTGCGGATCAGCTAAATAGAGCTTTAGGCTCCATAAGTGCGAATATTGCAGAGGGATATAGCAGGGGGTCGGGGAAAGATAGATGTCGCTTTTATGAATATGCTTTAGGTTCGGCACGGGAAGCGCGCGATTGGTACTATAAGGCGCGGCACATACTTGGCGAAGATGAGGTTTTAGAACGGATGGAGCAATTATCTCAAATAGCGCGCTTGCTTCTAACGATGCTACCATCTGAACGAGATATTGCATTCAGAGAAGATCAAGGAACATATGAAGTAGGCTCAGAACACAAATGA